The following nucleotide sequence is from Erythrobacter aurantius.
CTGCGCGCGGTCAACACCGGGCATCCCGGATCGATGACCACCATCCACGCCGACACGCCCGCGAGAGCCATCGAGCAGCTTGCTCTGCTGGTGCTGCAAGCGGGATCGAAGCTCAGTCGCGATGATGTGCGGCACTATGTGCGCGAGAGCGTCGACGTATTCGTGCAGCTTGAACGCCGCAGCGGCACCCGCCGGGTGAGCCAGGTGCTGGTGGCGGGGTAAAGGGGAGTCGTCGGCAATATGCGCGGCAGTCTGTTCGAGACGCAAGCGGAGTCCGGGATTGGCACGTCAATCGATTGGGTGGAAGCGCTGGTGCTTGGCGAAATCGCGACCGCGCTGGCGATTGTGGCGGTGGCGATAGCCGGGTTCATGATGCTGACTGGACGCGTTCGGATGGCCGGAAGTTTTCGGGTAATTCTGGGCTGCTTTGTGCTGTTCGGGGCTTCCACGATTGCCGCGGCGCTGATGGATAGCGCTGGCGAACTCAGGCAGCCTGTGCAAGTTGCGTTCGACCGCGCGAAAACGCAGCCTCGAGAGGAGTTGCCGCCGTCGGAAGATAGTCCGTATTCGCGAGCTTCTGTGAACCGCGGCGAGTAGACTGCACAAAGTCCAGCGCCGCAGCCAGCTGATCGCGCTGGCCAACGGATCGGCGCAACGCCGCTCCACTCACTGGCGGCTCACTTTCGCCCAAAACGATTTGCCACACTACTTCAACGAGATGCAACGGCGATATCGCCAGCGTGGTCGGGATCGATGCGCAGCGGGGCGGCATCACGATCGAGCGCGAGAATGGCAAGCACGAAGCCGTCGACCTCTCACGCCTCGCCGATCGGCAAATCCGGCCCGGATGGGTCCGCACCATCCATTCAGCCCAGGGCGCTACCGCCGATCGGGTCATGGCGCACCTGGAGAGCTTCCGCGCCAACACCGTCGATGCGCCTGCGGTCTATGTCGCCATCAGCAGGGCCAAGGACGTGGTCGCGCTCTACACCGATAGCCGCGCCAGGCTCACCGAAGCGCTAAGCCTACGTGACGGCGCGCAGATCGGAGCCATCGATGAGGCAAGGCGTGAGGTGGAGGTAGCGGTGGGATAGCCGCGGCGCCGCGGCTAGTGTGTGCCCTAACGCTTCCCTCATCGCGCGATGGCGGTCCAGTGATGAAGTCGAGGTCAACGGGACGATCGAAAAAGGCGTCAGACCAGACGCTAGCGATCTCAAGCAATTTTCCGCGCGATTACATTTGCCCAGTCTCGGATGCTCATCCGTCTCACATAATCGGAGTTCTGTGTTTTAACTCCGTATCGTTTGCAAAGCAGATAATCGATTTCGGTGACGTCGTCTCCAATGAGTCCGATGTCCTCGACAACCGGCTTGTCAATATCGACCGCGTCGGGTTCCATAGCCTTGCATCCGGCAACCTCCGCGCGGATGAACTCGACAATTTCGTCGCTTTCTTGCATCTAGTCGCCGCTCTTCTGATAAGTGCAGTATCCGATGTTGCCTGCATCCCAGAGAAGCAGGGCGGTCCCCGTAACCGCATTCGCGCGACCGACCGCACTAGCGACCTTGCCGCCAAAAATCCCATAGACGACCCGTGCAAGGCCAGCACGAACATCGCCTTGAGTCAGGTCTTGAACCAGCTGCCCTCCCGCTTCAGTGATGCCGCTCAACTCGGTAAAGACGGCTGCCCCTCCTGCGACCGGCGGGTAGACCAATCCCGCAACGGTAGCCGCTACGCCTGCATCCGAGCCGTAGCCTCCTATTGTTTCGACTGCTTGACCCACTCCGCAAATATCCTTGCGGATTTGATCCGCAACCCTTTGCGGCTTCTATTCGACTTCAGAATATTCCGAAACAAGGTTGCCTCGTCGATCATAACAATAAATTGGGCTAGTGCCGAAAGCACCCGGCTCTAGCGCGAGAACAACACACACCTCGTCGCCCTTAGACGCAGAAAACGCTCTGCGCCCAACGAGCGCACGCTCCATATTTACGTTATTCTTCGTTGCCCACCTTGACAGCGCATCGGCCTCTATTGAACTCAAATCGTCAATCTGACTTGCCTGAAAATCGAGCGCCAAACCGAGTCGGGCGTTGCATTGACTCAATAAGGAAGATTGCCAAAAAAATATTGCGGCTAAGACGATAAGAAGAACTCCGCTTAACATCCACGGCAAGCGTCTTGGCAACGTGCGCATCATTGATTTCCTCGTGTGCATGTAATGCGGCCATTGGGCTGTATGGCCGCGACTGTCAGGCCTAATATTCCCGCGTTCCTGAAGTCTCCATCTTCAGGTTGGTTTCCTACACCCCGATTAAGGTGAGAGTGGATAAAGAGGTCGGGCGCTTCGGTGGTCCACCCTTCGCCGAAGTAATTCGCGCTGACGTCTCTGGCCCTGATTACACCGGGACCCTCTCCAGGTGATGAGAAAGGCGTCCCAACGTATCTGGTGTAAAGGCGTAACAATTTTCCTGGAGCAGAGTAGAAGCCAAACTCCCTGTTATCATTACTGGCCTGCAATGTAATAAGGTTCAGGGCTTGAGCTTGCACCCGTGGATCAGCAAGCGCCGGAATGCCACTGCAACTTTCGTCTAAGATTACCCTTTGCGGCCTTCCAGGTGAGCCACCTCTCCGTCTGCTCTGCGAATTCGAGGATGCACCGCCAGCGAGCGCGAGGATCTCTGAAAGACCGCCGAGTGGATCGTATAGGACGGCAGCGCCACCACCATTTTGTTGCAGCATACGCCAAGCCCACTGTCTGTCCGCACGTGCCGCTTCCACCCGAATACATCCTGGTTCTCCTGGTTGGCAATCAGGAAGTTCTTCTTGGAGCCCCATCGGATCCACAAAGTTCGCAGGATTATTCCTAACGTAGGCATACATATTGAGCCCATCGCCATACCCGATCGGGTCGGTCTGCATGAACCGCCCGAGCCCCGGTGAGTATGCACGCGCCTTGTAGTGATACAAGCCGATTTCGGGAATAAAGATCTGCCCGGTGTAGCGGAACCTGCCGCTGTTCTGCGCCCCGCCCGCAGAGCCGGGCATGCCGAACTCGTCATAGGCATTGATTGTCTCCACCCCGCCGCTCCGGTTGAAGCTGGCCACAATCGACCCAAGCCTGTCGGCGTAGAGATACTCGGCGGCAGTGTGATCGGCATTGGAGCCCGGATAGGCAATCGCCGGATCATCGCCGCCTGACA
It contains:
- a CDS encoding TrbC/VirB2 family protein, with the translated sequence MRGSLFETQAESGIGTSIDWVEALVLGEIATALAIVAVAIAGFMMLTGRVRMAGSFRVILGCFVLFGASTIAAALMDSAGELRQPVQVAFDRAKTQPREELPPSEDSPYSRASVNRGE